A single genomic interval of Meles meles chromosome 9, mMelMel3.1 paternal haplotype, whole genome shotgun sequence harbors:
- the NOP58 gene encoding nucleolar protein 58 isoform X1: MLVLFETSVGYAIFKVLNEKKLQEVDSLWKEFETPEKANKIVKLKHFEKFQDTAEALAAFTALMEGKINKQLKKVLKKIVKEAHEPLAVADAKLGGVIKEKLNLSCIHSPVVNELMRGIRSQMDGLIPGVEPREMAAMCLGLAHSLSRYRLKFSADKVDTMIVQAISLLDDLDKELNNYIMRCREWYGWHFPELGKIISDNLTYCKCLQKVGDRKNYASAKLSELLPEEVEAEVKAAAEISMGTEVSEEDICNILHLCTQVIEISEYRTQLYEYLQNRMMAIAPNVTVMVGELVGARLIAHAGSLLNLAKHAASTVQILGAEKALFRALKSRRDTPKYGLIYHASLVGQTSPKHKGKISRMLAAKTVLAIRYDAFGEDSSSAMGVENRAKLEARLRTLEDRGIRKISGTGKALAKTEKYEHKSEVKTYDPSGDSTLPACSKKRKIEQVDKEDEIVEKKAKKAKVKIKVEEAPVATEEEEEEEEEEGGGGGLVVAEQETSVKKKKKKDKKKHIKEEPLSEEEPCTSTAIPSPEKKKKKKKKKDNED, from the exons ATGTTGGTGCTATTTGAAACGTCCGTCGGCTACGCCATCTTTAAG GTTTTGAATGAGAAGAAACTTCAAGAGGTTGATAGTTTGTGGAAAGAATTTGAAACTccagagaaagcaaataaaat agtAAAGCtaaaacattttgagaaatttcAGGATACAGCAGAAGCATTAGCAG cATTCACAGCTCTGATGGAGGGCAAAATCAATAAGCAGCTGAAGAAAGTTctgaagaaaatagtaaaagaagCCCATGAACCCTTGGCTGTAGCTGATGCTAAACTAGGAGGGGTCATAAAG GAAAAGCTGAATCTCAGTTGTATCCATAGTCCTGTCGTTAATGAACTTATGAGAGGAATCCGTTCCCAGATGGATGGATTAATCCCTGGCGTAGAACCACGTGAAATGGCAGCTATGTGTCTCGGATTGGCACACAG CTTGTCCCGATACAGATTGAAATTCAGCGCTGACAAAGTGGACACTATGATTGTGCAGGCAATTT CCTTGTTAGATGACTTAGATAAAGAACTAAACAACTATATTATGCGGTGTAGAGAATGGTATGGCTGGCATTTCCCTGAATTAGGAAAAATTATTTCGGATAATCTGACATACTGCAAGTGTTTACAGAAAGTCG GCGATAGGAAGAATTACGCCTCAGCCAAACTTTCTGAACTACTGCCAGAGGAAGTTGAAGCAGAAGTGAAAGCAGCTGCAGAGATATCAATGGGAACAGAGGTTtcagaagaagatatttgcaatattCTGCATCTCTGCACTCAG GTAATTGAAATCTCAGAATATAGAACCCAGCTCTATGAATATCTGCAAAATCGAATGATGGCCATTGCACCAAATGTCACAGTCATGGTTGGGGAGTTGGTGGGAGCACGGCTCATTGCTCATGCAG GTTCTCTTTTGAATTTGGCCAAACATGCAGCTTCTACTGTTCAGATTCTTGGAGCAGAAAAGGCACTCTTCAGAGCCCTCAAGTCTAGACGAGATACCCCAAAATATGGCCTCATTTATCATGCTTCACTTGTAGGCCAGACAAGTCCAAAACACAAAGGaaag ATTTCTCGAATGCTGGCAGCCAAAACTGTTCTGGCTATTCGGTATGATGCTTTTGGTGAAGACTCCAGTTCTGCGATGGGAGTTGAGAACAGAGCCAAATTAGAGGCCAGGTTGAGGACCTTGGAAGATAGAGGG ATAAGGAAAATAAGTGGAACAGGAAAAGCAttagcaaaaacagaaaaatacgaACATAAAAG TGAAGTAAAGACTTATGATCCTTCTGGTGATTCCACACTACCAGCCTGTTCTAAAAAACGCAAGATAGAACAGGTAGATAAAGAGGACGAAATTGTTGAAAAGAAGGCCAAAAAAGCCAAGGTTAAAATTAAAG TTGAAGAAGCCCCAGTAGcaacagaggaagaagaagaagaagaggaagaggaaggaggaggaggaggactagTGGTAGCAGAGCAGGAGACCTctgtgaagaagaagaagaagaaggacaaaaagaaacacattaaggAAGAACCACTTTCTGAGGAAGAACCATGCACCAGCACAGCGATTcct agtccagagaaaaagaagaaaaagaaaaaaaagaaagataatgagGACTAA
- the NOP58 gene encoding nucleolar protein 58 isoform X2, protein MEGKINKQLKKVLKKIVKEAHEPLAVADAKLGGVIKEKLNLSCIHSPVVNELMRGIRSQMDGLIPGVEPREMAAMCLGLAHSLSRYRLKFSADKVDTMIVQAISLLDDLDKELNNYIMRCREWYGWHFPELGKIISDNLTYCKCLQKVGDRKNYASAKLSELLPEEVEAEVKAAAEISMGTEVSEEDICNILHLCTQVIEISEYRTQLYEYLQNRMMAIAPNVTVMVGELVGARLIAHAGSLLNLAKHAASTVQILGAEKALFRALKSRRDTPKYGLIYHASLVGQTSPKHKGKISRMLAAKTVLAIRYDAFGEDSSSAMGVENRAKLEARLRTLEDRGIRKISGTGKALAKTEKYEHKSEVKTYDPSGDSTLPACSKKRKIEQVDKEDEIVEKKAKKAKVKIKVEEAPVATEEEEEEEEEEGGGGGLVVAEQETSVKKKKKKDKKKHIKEEPLSEEEPCTSTAIPSPEKKKKKKKKKDNED, encoded by the exons ATGGAGGGCAAAATCAATAAGCAGCTGAAGAAAGTTctgaagaaaatagtaaaagaagCCCATGAACCCTTGGCTGTAGCTGATGCTAAACTAGGAGGGGTCATAAAG GAAAAGCTGAATCTCAGTTGTATCCATAGTCCTGTCGTTAATGAACTTATGAGAGGAATCCGTTCCCAGATGGATGGATTAATCCCTGGCGTAGAACCACGTGAAATGGCAGCTATGTGTCTCGGATTGGCACACAG CTTGTCCCGATACAGATTGAAATTCAGCGCTGACAAAGTGGACACTATGATTGTGCAGGCAATTT CCTTGTTAGATGACTTAGATAAAGAACTAAACAACTATATTATGCGGTGTAGAGAATGGTATGGCTGGCATTTCCCTGAATTAGGAAAAATTATTTCGGATAATCTGACATACTGCAAGTGTTTACAGAAAGTCG GCGATAGGAAGAATTACGCCTCAGCCAAACTTTCTGAACTACTGCCAGAGGAAGTTGAAGCAGAAGTGAAAGCAGCTGCAGAGATATCAATGGGAACAGAGGTTtcagaagaagatatttgcaatattCTGCATCTCTGCACTCAG GTAATTGAAATCTCAGAATATAGAACCCAGCTCTATGAATATCTGCAAAATCGAATGATGGCCATTGCACCAAATGTCACAGTCATGGTTGGGGAGTTGGTGGGAGCACGGCTCATTGCTCATGCAG GTTCTCTTTTGAATTTGGCCAAACATGCAGCTTCTACTGTTCAGATTCTTGGAGCAGAAAAGGCACTCTTCAGAGCCCTCAAGTCTAGACGAGATACCCCAAAATATGGCCTCATTTATCATGCTTCACTTGTAGGCCAGACAAGTCCAAAACACAAAGGaaag ATTTCTCGAATGCTGGCAGCCAAAACTGTTCTGGCTATTCGGTATGATGCTTTTGGTGAAGACTCCAGTTCTGCGATGGGAGTTGAGAACAGAGCCAAATTAGAGGCCAGGTTGAGGACCTTGGAAGATAGAGGG ATAAGGAAAATAAGTGGAACAGGAAAAGCAttagcaaaaacagaaaaatacgaACATAAAAG TGAAGTAAAGACTTATGATCCTTCTGGTGATTCCACACTACCAGCCTGTTCTAAAAAACGCAAGATAGAACAGGTAGATAAAGAGGACGAAATTGTTGAAAAGAAGGCCAAAAAAGCCAAGGTTAAAATTAAAG TTGAAGAAGCCCCAGTAGcaacagaggaagaagaagaagaagaggaagaggaaggaggaggaggaggactagTGGTAGCAGAGCAGGAGACCTctgtgaagaagaagaagaagaaggacaaaaagaaacacattaaggAAGAACCACTTTCTGAGGAAGAACCATGCACCAGCACAGCGATTcct agtccagagaaaaagaagaaaaagaaaaaaaagaaagataatgagGACTAA